One segment of Nitrospirota bacterium DNA contains the following:
- a CDS encoding MFS transporter has product MTASAPGDAQRTGFRVLGSISFSHFLNDMIQSLILAIYPLLKGKFQLSFAQIGLITLTYQVTASLLQPLVGFYTDRNPKPYSLAFGMGCTLIGILVLAMAPNYGTLLLAAAIVGTGSSIFHPESSRVARMASGGKHGLAQSIFQVGGNTGSAMGPLLAAWIIIPRGQQSVAWFSLAALLAISVLWQVGGWYRRRQALASPRARGQQGLHPVLPARTVVLSLLILLILIFSKFFYLASLSSYYIFYLMHHFNLSVQSAQMHLFAFLFAVAMGTVLGGPLGDRIGRKRVIWLSILGAAPFALVMPYANLAWTGILAFVIGFILASAFSAILVFAQELVPGKVGTVSGFFFGLAFGMGGIGAAVLGKLADRHGIEFVYHLCSYLPLLGALTVFLPDLGRQADPAIAPQGSSPGGPR; this is encoded by the coding sequence ATGACAGCCAGCGCACCGGGCGATGCCCAGCGCACAGGTTTCAGGGTGCTCGGTTCGATCAGTTTCTCTCATTTCCTGAACGACATGATCCAGTCGTTGATCCTGGCGATCTATCCGCTGCTCAAGGGCAAGTTCCAGCTCAGCTTTGCACAGATCGGGCTGATCACGCTCACCTACCAGGTCACGGCTTCCCTGCTCCAGCCTCTGGTGGGATTCTACACCGACCGTAATCCAAAGCCCTATTCACTCGCCTTCGGCATGGGATGCACGCTCATCGGTATTCTCGTGCTGGCAATGGCGCCGAACTACGGCACACTGCTCCTTGCCGCCGCGATCGTCGGAACCGGATCCTCGATCTTCCATCCCGAGTCGTCGCGTGTGGCCCGCATGGCCTCAGGCGGAAAGCACGGGCTGGCCCAGTCGATCTTCCAGGTCGGCGGCAATACCGGATCCGCGATGGGCCCGCTTCTGGCCGCGTGGATCATCATCCCGCGGGGTCAGCAAAGCGTAGCCTGGTTTTCGCTTGCCGCCCTGCTTGCCATCTCGGTGCTGTGGCAGGTTGGAGGGTGGTACCGGCGCCGTCAGGCGCTTGCCAGCCCTCGGGCCAGGGGACAGCAAGGGCTGCACCCGGTCCTGCCAGCGCGCACCGTTGTTCTGTCCCTCCTAATTCTGCTGATACTGATTTTTTCGAAGTTTTTTTATCTTGCGAGCCTGAGCAGTTATTACATCTTCTATCTGATGCATCATTTCAATCTGTCCGTGCAGTCGGCGCAGATGCACCTGTTCGCGTTCCTGTTCGCCGTTGCGATGGGCACCGTCCTCGGCGGGCCCCTGGGCGATCGCATCGGCAGAAAGCGAGTGATCTGGCTTTCGATCCTGGGGGCGGCCCCCTTTGCCCTCGTCATGCCCTACGCAAATCTGGCGTGGACGGGCATCCTCGCATTCGTTATCGGGTTCATCCTCGCTTCCGCCTTCTCGGCCATCCTTGTGTTCGCCCAGGAACTCGTCCCCGGAAAGGTCGGAACGGTTTCAGGTTTCTTCTTCGGACTTGCTTTCGGCATGGGCGGAATCGGCGCTGCCGTGCTCGGCAAACTTGCAGACCGGCACGGCATAGAATTCGTCTATCACCTGTGCTCGTATCTGCCCCTGCTCGGTGCGTTGACGGTGTTTCTTCCCGACCTCGGACGGCAGGCTGACCCGGCCATTGCCCCGCAAGGCTCGTCACCCGGAGGTCCCCGGTAG
- a CDS encoding M24 family metallopeptidase produces MDHISLQELNTRWDRCRKLLHEHLPAAEGLVVFSRLNIYYLTGTFGNGLFWLPLQGEPILLCRRGYERAKMESPVRNIAPFYSYKDVEGVLRDAGSPIGKTIAVEMNGLSWMLGSSFARYLPGRDLVSGDRVLSLTRSRKTTMELELLRDAGAKHEACLVRLLPLLLKRGMSEFEIAHAISHLFFSQGHQGILRMENYGEEVYLGHISIGESGNYPSVFNGPLGLRGVHPAVPHMGSKHVHWEDGMPLSIDNGFMHEGYQTDKTQVYWLGAQDSIPAIVRAAHDCAIEIQARVSGNLKPGIRPSLLWELSLEHAKQKGFEEGFMGLGRNKVGFIGHGIGLAIDEYPALAKGFDVPIEEGAVLAIEPKIGIPGIGMTGVENTFEVTSQGGRSLTGENYDIICVP; encoded by the coding sequence GCATCTCCCCGCGGCGGAAGGCCTTGTTGTCTTCTCACGCCTGAACATCTACTACCTCACCGGCACCTTCGGGAACGGCCTGTTCTGGCTCCCGCTCCAGGGCGAACCAATACTTCTCTGCAGACGGGGGTATGAGCGGGCGAAGATGGAATCGCCGGTCAGGAACATTGCGCCGTTCTACTCCTATAAGGATGTCGAAGGGGTTTTGCGCGATGCCGGATCGCCGATCGGGAAGACCATCGCCGTCGAGATGAACGGCCTCTCGTGGATGCTGGGATCCAGTTTTGCCAGGTACCTCCCCGGACGCGATCTCGTGTCGGGCGACCGCGTTCTTTCCCTGACGCGCAGCAGGAAGACCACGATGGAGCTGGAGCTGCTCCGGGACGCCGGTGCGAAGCACGAAGCGTGCCTGGTCAGGCTTCTGCCGCTTCTGCTGAAACGGGGGATGTCTGAATTCGAAATCGCCCACGCGATCTCGCACCTCTTCTTTTCCCAGGGCCACCAGGGCATCCTGCGCATGGAGAACTACGGCGAGGAGGTCTATCTCGGCCACATCTCGATCGGGGAGAGCGGAAATTATCCGAGCGTGTTCAACGGCCCGCTCGGTCTGCGCGGCGTGCATCCCGCGGTGCCGCACATGGGATCGAAGCACGTCCACTGGGAGGACGGCATGCCGCTCTCGATCGACAACGGGTTCATGCACGAGGGGTATCAGACGGACAAGACCCAGGTCTACTGGCTCGGAGCTCAGGACTCGATACCGGCGATCGTTCGGGCCGCTCATGATTGCGCGATAGAGATCCAGGCGCGGGTCTCCGGGAACCTGAAGCCCGGCATCAGGCCGAGCCTGCTCTGGGAGCTGAGCCTGGAGCATGCGAAGCAGAAGGGCTTCGAGGAAGGCTTCATGGGCCTCGGCAGGAACAAGGTCGGCTTTATCGGCCACGGCATCGGGCTCGCCATCGACGAGTATCCGGCGCTCGCCAAAGGCTTCGACGTGCCGATCGAGGAGGGTGCGGTCCTCGCTATCGAGCCAAAGATAGGTATCCCCGGCATCGGCATGACGGGCGTTGAGAACACTTTTGAGGTGACTTCGCAGGGCGGAAGAAGCCTGACCGGAGAAAACTACGATATCATCTGCGTGCCCTAG